The following coding sequences lie in one Crassostrea angulata isolate pt1a10 chromosome 10, ASM2561291v2, whole genome shotgun sequence genomic window:
- the LOC128165616 gene encoding galactoside alpha-(1,2)-fucosyltransferase 2-like, whose protein sequence is MKTKRYFRTRIIALFGVGLTVIIIMWKNVSNSKNQFDVFQKRETNLTVVGQTFGIQRFEDIACVRFQGRLGNLMMEYVFLYVVAKMKHLYPVVPENSELFQIFDIEKTTLTAIGKSADSCAKLPVYKERWGLSYDEKLHAVPPYKSVKFDGYFQSWKYWIKYENEIRNLLRFKNPIKQKAFTQMRDIIDKMKFEINKESVIVSIHIRRGDYVTEEHYKYGKLTPNETYYANAMQYFKTRHKNILFVVGSNDIDWSKKALAKEKNVYYSTGNSPAEDIALLSLANHTIMSVGTFGWWIGWMAQGTSIYYKNIFRPQSDFAKEFRNNSIDDFIYPGWIPME, encoded by the exons atgaaaacaaaaagatatttCCGAACAA GAATTATTGCTCTTTTCGGCGTAGGATTGACCGTGATAATTATAATGTGGAAGAACGTCTCTAATTCAAAAAATCAGTTCGATGTATTTCAAAAAAGGGAAACAAATCTTACAGTGGTTGGTCAAACGTTTGGAATTCAAAGATTTGAGGACATTGCCTGTGTGAGATTCCAAGGACGCCTGGGGAACTTAATGATGGAGTACGTGTTCCTCTATGTCGTagcaaaaatgaaacatttgtaTCCCGTAGTTCCAGAAAATTCAGAACTGTTccaaatatttgatattgaaaaaacaaCGCTAACCGCCATCGGAAAATCGGCAGATTCGTGTGCCAAGTTACCCGTATATAAAGAGAGGTGGGGACTTTCTTATGATGAAAAGTTACATGCTGTTCCACCCTATAAGAGCGTGAAATTCGATGGGTACTTTCAATCGTGGAAATATTGGATTAAGTACGAAAATGAAATTCGAAATCTTTTACGGTTTAAAAACCCAATTAAACAAAAGGCCTTCACCCAAATGAGGGATATTATAGATAAAATGAAGTTTGAAATCAACAAGGAGAGTGTTATTGTTAGTATACACATCAGACGGGGAGATTACGTAACCGAGGAACATTATAAGTACGGAAAGCTGACACCCAATGAAACTTATTACGCAAACGCcatgcaatattttaaaacaaggcacaaaaacatattatttgtgGTTGGATCTAACGATATAGACTGGTCCAAAAAAGCCTTGGCCAAGGAGAAGAATGTATATTACTCGACAGGAAATTCACCGGCTGAGGACATAGCTTTGCTTTCTTTAGCTAATCATACAATAATGTCCGTCGGTACATTTGGTTGGTGGATCGGATGGATGGCGCAGGGAACTAGTATATACTATAAGAACATTTTCAGACCTCAATCCGATTTTGCTAAAGAATTCCGGAATAATTCTATTGATGATTTTATCTATCCCGGATGGATTCCaatggaataa